The DNA segment TGCCTATTTAACTAGAAATAGTAGCACAATATTGATCTTATCTAGTTATCTTAAGCTCTTGAGGTTAAATAGAACAATGATTGTTTCAGCACAACTTGAGCCATTAGACACAAATTTGCATTGAAACAACACTTGAAAAGGATCTTCATCATCTACAAATATTTAGTAGTCTATTACACCCATATAGTGTACAGTTTGGTTTGTCATTGGAGTGCTTACTAGATAGTTAGGGTGACCAACTGCTCTTTCCATCCTAGGGAGAAGGAACTTCACTCTGTTATAGCCTATACCACTTCTTTGCTGCTGCCTTTTGATGCCAGCATTTTGATCAATTCTTTTCTGAACTCACCACAGTTGTCTTCACCATAATGCAAGTTGCCATGTGTTCTCCTTAATATTATGTGACTTAATTGATTTTAGCACTTATATCTGTCACTCTTTGTGTTGATCTGTTATCTGCAAAGTTGCCATGCACGGCAGGATGCGGgttccgccgccgtctccgctcCGGTGCTCTCAGCCAGCCCAGCGACCAGCCTCCCGCTCCCACTCCGGTGCTCCTGGCTggcctcccgctcccgctccggcGCTCGTCACCTCGGTTGCTCGTCCCTAGCCCTGCAGCCTTCGCTTCGATTCCAGCGGAACGCAATGGCCTTCCCTGCAGGTAAGGTAAATGGGCTGAAATACTACTGGGcttacatgaaaaaaataaaaaggctgTTGAGAAATGGGCCAAAATTGGTTGGCTGGCCCATGGGCTAGTTAGGCTTATTTGAATTATAATTGTAAAACCAGCCCATGTTATAAAATGGGCCAAATTCGTTTTTGTGACAATTATTTTTGTCATATTCCACATGCCATGTCACACGCCATGTCatatgccacgtcagatgactAGACACTTGTTAGCATCCCATCTAATGTATTATGACAAATATAGTGACAAATACCGTTGTCACAGACCAGTGACAAGTGTGCAATTGTCACTACGTATAATGACAATTGGGTCTATTAGTCACAGAAGGAGGATAATGACAGGGATTCAATGACTATAGCTATTTTGTCACTAGTGTGTCGTAGAAGGGGTACAATGACAAGAAAAAGGTTGTAATTGTCACAATTAATTAGTCATAGAAGGCCTAAGCTCTTGTAGTGATAcccttaattatttttttctaaaaaaaagtgcCCTAAACAGTCTAGGAAAAAACTCAATAATATTAAAGCATAGTGTCAGACCATTAAAATAGGTCTGAAAGAGTGGGAAACTGTTAAAGCAACttgagtggacgtccacccgtttattgtatatcatctaaatagttatggaaaaaattaaaaaaatatgaataagatagatcaatatgtaatatatcaatccacaaacatgcaagttaaaatttaacttctacaaattgtaataaaaataacaaacaaaactcaaattactgtatgtatatttacaattaaatttgttatttttgttacaacttgtagaagttgaatttgaacttgcatagtTATGGAGtgatattacatattgatctatcttgtcaatttttttgaaaatttttcgtaACCATCTAGTTGACATGTAATAAACGGATAGACGTCCACTCGAGTTATTAGAATCCTCTCCCCTGAAAGAGTATGCCCAAGAGAGTTTCATCCATCCACATGCTTGTCCCTCATCTACCATGCAAAACCATTTTGTCGCAAAAAATGGTGAAAGGCCTAAAAACCAACCCTATTGAGAAcaccccctcctccccatcccctcctccccctaaCACGCTAAgcaacttagaaaaaaaaactcaacaatGCTAAAGCATGGGTCAGATCATTAATAGGTAGAAAGAAATAATATGCTCACATCATTTATCCTATGAGTACACCTACTTCCTCTATCTCTACCACCTCCAACACCGTTAGCAGCTCGAGTAGTGGAAAAGTGTCCGCCTCCCCTCAATGAGCTCCAAGACCCCCCCCTCTGAGATTGGTGGCCTAGGGTGAAACTAATAACAAGGTCCTTAATGTAATatctaaataaaaaatcaatatatatacatatatgaaatGCTACCAACAAACATTTAAAGTGCATCCAAAAGCAATATTTATATGAAGCACGCCATGCATATTACCTTAAAAAGTTTCTTTGGACATTTATATATGCGAAATCATTGGCTATTGTATCAATATCAATCTCATCTAGCAATTACATCTCAATGCATTAAGGatgtgtttggatggagggattgGCTGGGATAGGATATAGCCGCCCAAATTTTGGAGGTGTTTGGATGGTGGGCGGTACTGGGATATGGCCACCCCCTAGGGAATATTCCCTCTAGATGCCGGCTGTGTGCATCCGGCCGATTCAGCCGAACGGGGCGGCCCAGGACTGCGCGCGACTCGCGCACCTGAAGTGGTCGCGTGCCCTCACCTCCTCCcatccttttctctcttttttctcctctGTTCTCACCGGTTCACAGTGGCAAACCCTagctctcctccctcttcggcGGCGCATCAGGCGGGGTGGTTCGGCGGAGCGGGTGGCCGCGCCGGGGACGAGCGGCAGGCGGGGCGGGCGGCAGGTGTCAGCGGCGCGGGTTCTCGCCCTCtagcggcgcgggcggagggaACCGGCGGCGCGGGTGCTCGCCCTCTAGCGGCGGGCGGAGGGAACAGGCGGCGCGGGCGACAACTccaggcggggcggcggcgactccaagcgacgcggcggcgactgcaggcggcacggcggcgagtccacgcggcagctgcggcggcgagtAGAAACAACATCACTCTCTTTGCATTCCTCCTCGTTTGAAGGTATACTACAAATCTGAGCATTGTTCTTGTTTTTTGGGGATTGATTTGTTCAGATCCGAGTGCTATAGTAGTTTCTAAGCATGGGCATGAATGATTATAGAGTGCTATAGTTGCTATTTTGTGATATTTTGTTCAGATCTGAGTGCTATATGTTGTATGACTCAATATATGTGTGCATGAATGTGGTAGACCCGATTTGGTCAAACTTTGGCATTGTAGATGGACAGCAGAACACGGTTTCTGATTTATGCGGCTGCATCATATATGTTGTTGTCAATGATGGCTATGGTTATCGAGTCTAgaaataagaaaaggaaaagggttgCAAGGAGAGTAGGAATTACCTATGGGCCAATAGATGAAAGAGATAGGAAAAGATTTGATTATCTCAATGACAAGATTTGGAAAAACGATACCATCTGTGTGAACATGCTAAGGCTTAAAAGAGCaccttttttctgtttttgtaAACTTTTTAGGGATCATGGCATGCTTGTGGATACTATACATATGCCTGTTGAAGAGCAAGTGGCTATGTTTTTACATACAATTGGGCACAATGTTAGAAATAGGGTAGTTGCCACTAATTTTTATAGGTCCGGTGAAACTGTTAGCCGATATTTCAACCTAGTCCTTCATGCTGTTGGTGAGCTGAGAAAGGAATTAATAAGGCCACCCTCAATAACGACTCCTTCAAAAATATTAGGGAACCCAAGGTGGGATCCTTATTTTAAGGTATGATCCACAACTAGTTGTACACCATTATTTGTAGACATAAAATTATgcccttttaaattttttacctTTTTGTGTTCACCAAATAGGATTGTATTGGAGCTATTGATGGCACACATGTACGAGTCTCTGTTACCAAAGATATGGAGCCTTCCTTTCGTGGTAGGAAGGATCATGCTACTCAAAATGTAATGGCAGCTATAGATTTTGACCTTAAGTTCACGTTTGTGTTGGCTGGTTGGGAGGGGACAGCACATGATGCTGTAGTTTTACGTGATGCTATAGAGCATACAGATGGCCTTCGTGTCCCACAAGGTAATGTAAGTCCAACTTGTGCATAGAAATATTATTGATAACAACACATTTCACCAACTTG comes from the Oryza glaberrima chromosome 9, OglaRS2, whole genome shotgun sequence genome and includes:
- the LOC127784535 gene encoding protein ALP1-like isoform X1; translation: MDSRTRFLIYAAASYMLLSMMAMVIESRNKKRKRVARRVGITYGPIDERDRKRFDYLNDKIWKNDTICVNMLRLKRAPFFCFCKLFRDHGMLVDTIHMPVEEQVAMFLHTIGHNVRNRVVATNFYRSGETVSRYFNLVLHAVGELRKELIRPPSITTPSKILGNPRWDPYFKDCIGAIDGTHVRVSVTKDMEPSFRGRKDHATQNVMAAIDFDLKFTFVLAGWEGTAHDAVVLRDAIEHTDGLRVPQGKFYLVDAGYGAKPRFLPPFRGVRYHLNEWGTNPVQNEKELFNLRHSSLRVTVEHAFGSLKRRWKILDDATPFFLYPTQVDIVVACCIIQNWIIEDGGDDFIISEEEWIANYNYATSRSGQASEHAYMVQFRQDTAYQMWEDRQAHHGN
- the LOC127784535 gene encoding protein ALP1-like isoform X2: MLVDTIHMPVEEQVAMFLHTIGHNVRNRVVATNFYRSGETVSRYFNLVLHAVGELRKELIRPPSITTPSKILGNPRWDPYFKDCIGAIDGTHVRVSVTKDMEPSFRGRKDHATQNVMAAIDFDLKFTFVLAGWEGTAHDAVVLRDAIEHTDGLRVPQGKFYLVDAGYGAKPRFLPPFRGVRYHLNEWGTNPVQNEKELFNLRHSSLRVTVEHAFGSLKRRWKILDDATPFFLYPTQVDIVVACCIIQNWIIEDGGDDFIISEEEWIANYNYATSRSGQASEHAYMVQFRQDTAYQMWEDRQAHHGN